One Calditrichia bacterium DNA window includes the following coding sequences:
- a CDS encoding thiamine diphosphokinase, giving the protein MSTDKSKSLLLFANGEVTSAEIERIRKLNFDQIVAADGGATNALKFGILPDVVIGDLDSITPEIREKLPDAQLLHRPSQEINDLHKALDFCVDSGAVSVTVLGITGKRFDHSLNNFSVLCHFDQQLNLQIFDANSQIFIVRDKWTFTGKPGQTVSLIPLGAVAGVTTAGLQWELRNETLAMGVREGCSNVFREAHVRVSIESGILLVFVNE; this is encoded by the coding sequence TTGAGCACCGATAAATCAAAAAGCCTGTTGCTTTTCGCCAACGGCGAAGTAACATCTGCTGAAATTGAGCGGATTCGCAAACTCAATTTTGATCAGATTGTTGCGGCGGACGGCGGCGCAACAAACGCGCTCAAATTCGGGATTTTGCCGGATGTCGTCATCGGCGATCTCGATTCGATCACACCGGAAATCCGCGAAAAGTTGCCGGATGCGCAATTGTTGCATCGCCCGTCGCAGGAAATCAACGATCTGCACAAAGCGCTCGATTTTTGCGTTGACTCCGGCGCAGTATCCGTCACGGTTTTGGGCATCACCGGAAAACGGTTTGATCACTCGCTGAACAATTTTTCCGTGCTCTGCCATTTTGATCAGCAGCTCAATTTGCAGATTTTTGACGCAAATTCGCAAATTTTCATCGTTCGCGATAAATGGACGTTCACCGGAAAACCCGGGCAAACCGTTTCGCTGATTCCGCTCGGCGCAGTGGCGGGTGTAACCACCGCCGGATTACAATGGGAACTGCGCAACGAAACGCTGGCAATGGGCGTCCGAGAGGGTTGCAGCAATGTTTTTCGGGAAGCCCATGTTCGTGTTTCCATTGAATCCGGCATACTGTTAGTATTTGTAAATGAATAA